Proteins from a single region of Ischnura elegans chromosome 2, ioIscEleg1.1, whole genome shotgun sequence:
- the LOC124153848 gene encoding uncharacterized protein LOC124153848, whose translation MNSIEDVLALLCSKLKLERDKGVAELIKAVPTCCDADRFNFGSRLLQLLSDPESEWEVKHGCLLGAKALLTHLNLENEREVEFAQKIKSVAQALLTDVEVRVRLAAGEVLGSLCAKLGADVYLDSKECVLNLIQTNLERQVAEDVSSRQEQQETEKLMEKLAGPPQRRNSADAAQIFHDTAGWKNLETSMKCLQAMIDGCGANFQPFVDQELLDLTFLTLTHTNRFVRETGFYVCASLVACGNTAQDAEGRDSVSEVNPIFAFGHQFSLHLGNGLADNWSQVRLSASVATRKFLLSLPSAQVREHFYPVLLPRMCLNRYYVAEGVRIFSQETWRQIAGTEGKELVQKYIQNVVDYYILATESDNHAVREAACACIAELGSKIRPEAVRPYVDRLLSTLLTCFNDDSWPVRDAACVACGNFIACFPEESRGSMPSLYPLFFRNLGDAIPSVRQGGAAALGSCAKVYGKEAAFMMLSRAIEGLSDLQNQPSDTEKYNSDPSDKETGRTSPLPFGVAAKRLRDNDLDLHSNQQMYSCGSLAPKMGRGCDQKFQRPPQPWEMADGCVHLIAELSQIPWVVNATSENSEINIITAINAISAACNLKHYAYHLAFHETVCKQLPVIARGLGKKGFKAVVADFFDAIFYSLECENALTSSAASQCLNQLGTFLGPSILRGRVEQHNPNFVSHLDANVFIAPL comes from the exons ATGAATTCCATTGAGGATGTTTTGGCCCTGCTCTGCAGTAAATTGAAACTCGAGAGGGACAAAGGCGTCGCAGAGTTGATTAAAGCAGTACCAACATGCTGTGATGCTGACAGGTTTAATTTCGGATCTCGCTTGCTTCAACTATTATCTGATCCAGAAAGTGAGTGGGAGGTTAAGCATGGGTGTCTTTTAGGAGCGAAAGCATTGTTAACACAccttaatttggaaaatgaaaggGAAGTTGAATTTGCACAAAAAATCAAGAGCGTCGCCCAAGCATTATTAACCGATGTTGAGGTTCGGGTTAGGTTAGCGGCAG GTGAAGTCCTGGGATCCCTGTGCGCGAAACTTGGAGCTGATGTTTACCTCGACTCTAAAGAGTGCgttttaaatttgattcaaaCCAATTTGGAGAGGCAAGTTGCAGAAGATGTTTCATCTAGACAGGAGCAACAAGAGACAGAGAAACTTATGGAGAAATTAGCTGGACCTCCGCAAAGG aGAAATAGTGCTGATGCAGCTCAGATATTCCACGATACTGCTGGCTGGAAAAATCTGGAGACTAGCATGAAGTGTCTGCAAGCAATGATAGATGGCTGTGGTGCAAACTTCCAGCCCTTTGTAGACCAAGAGCTGTTGGACCTTACGTTTCTTACCTTGACTCACACCAATCGCTTTGTTAGAGAAACTGGATTTTATGTCTGTGCTTCACTTGTTGCTTGTGGGAACACTGCCCAGG ATGCTGAGGGTCGTGATAGTGTTAGTGAGGTCAACCCAATCTTTGCCTTTGGCCACCAGTTCAGCCTGCATTTAGGAAATGGCTTGGCTGATAATTGGAGCCAAGTTCGTCTATCAGCCTCAGTTGCCACCAGGAAGTTTCTTCTGTCTCTCCCAAGTGCTCAAGTTCGTGAGCACTTCTATCCTGTTCTTCTCCCGAGAATGTGCTTAAACAG GTACTATGTTGCTGAAGGTGTAAGGATATTCTCTCAGGAAACATGGAGACAAATTGCCGGGACTGAAGGAAAGGAACTAGTCCAGAAATATATTCAGAATGTC GTGGATTACTATATACTGGCTACTGAATCTGATAACCATGCTGTTAGAGAGGCTGCTTGTGCATGCATAGCGGAGCTGGGATCAAAAATCAGACCGGAAGCAGTGCGACCTTATGTTGATCGATTGCTGAGCACCCTTCTTACTTGCTTCAATGATGATAGTTGGCCTGTGAGAGATG CTGCGTGTGTGGCTTGTGGAAATTTCATTGCATGCTTCCCGGAAGAGTCCAGGGGATCAATGCCTTCCCTATATCCGCTGTTCTTTCGCAACCTTGGTGATGCAATACCATCAGTGCGCCAGGGTGGAGCTGCTGCATTAGGAAGCTGTGCAAAGGTGTACGGAAAGGAAGCAGCCTTTATGATGCTTAGTCGAGCCATAGAGGGTCTTAGTGATCTTCAAAATCAACCATCAGATACAGAAAAGTATAACTCAGATCCTTCTGATAAGGAAACTGGTAGAACTTCTCCTCTGCCATTTGGTGTTGCAGCCAAGCGTCTTCGGGATAATGATTTAGATTTACACAGTAACCAGCAG atGTACTCTTGTGGATCTCTGGCCCCTAAGATGGGAAGAGGCTGTGACCAAAAGTTTCAAAGACCACCTCAGCCTTGGGAAATGGCAGATGG ATGTGTTCATCTAATAGCTGAGCTATCACAAATTCCATGGGTAGTTAATGCAACTAGTGagaatagtgaaataaatatcatcacaGCAATAAATGCAATATCTGCTGCATGCAACCTGAAGCACTATGCCTATCATTTGGCCTTCCATGAAACAGTGTGCAAGCAGTTACCTGTTATAGCTCGTGGGCTGGGGAAAAAGGGATTTAAGGCTGTTGTAGCTGATTTCTttgatgcaatattttattctttg